In Rhodothermus marinus DSM 4252, a single genomic region encodes these proteins:
- a CDS encoding alpha/beta hydrolase family protein, whose amino-acid sequence MLCRFGENVRPYLAGGVLLLVLLLAACGEVSTDLEIETERIVAGVDLNQLFAPPTAQERQQVLDEWAAREVAARNAQEVARASLELDGTSVTLQILHHTVQGQRHVGAVVVPDSLQGPAPVLVWLHGGDAGVRLETDVWPLVDSLDLRRFVLVIPAFRGEALAYQGLTFSAEGARNPWDGDVDDALALLNVVLARVPMADAGRIVVFGMDRGATVALLMAVRDARIQTAIGVAGLTDFFGAFMQQVVEEALQGTVRPAPGLAAFSEQVLVPLRDGTLSMAEARRALLRRSPVWFADRIPAGQWHHGLQDPVIPASEAERLASVRPASFQVYLYESEAHDLISLPGSLERIRALLDELAGANP is encoded by the coding sequence ATGCTGTGCAGATTCGGTGAAAACGTAAGGCCGTACCTGGCGGGCGGCGTGTTGCTTCTGGTGCTGCTTCTGGCAGCCTGCGGGGAGGTATCGACCGACCTTGAGATCGAGACCGAGCGCATCGTGGCCGGGGTGGACCTGAACCAGCTCTTTGCACCGCCCACGGCGCAGGAACGACAGCAGGTGCTCGACGAGTGGGCAGCCCGCGAGGTGGCTGCCCGCAACGCGCAGGAGGTTGCCCGGGCTTCGCTTGAACTCGACGGAACGTCCGTGACGCTGCAGATCCTGCACCATACGGTGCAGGGGCAGCGACATGTGGGGGCGGTGGTGGTGCCCGACAGTTTGCAGGGGCCGGCGCCCGTGCTGGTATGGCTGCACGGCGGCGATGCAGGCGTGCGACTGGAGACCGACGTCTGGCCGCTGGTCGACAGTCTGGACCTGCGCCGCTTCGTGCTGGTGATCCCGGCGTTCCGCGGCGAAGCGCTGGCCTACCAGGGGCTTACCTTTTCGGCCGAGGGTGCGCGCAATCCCTGGGACGGCGACGTGGACGATGCCCTGGCGCTGCTCAACGTCGTGCTGGCCCGGGTGCCGATGGCCGACGCGGGGCGTATTGTGGTGTTCGGAATGGATCGCGGGGCTACCGTGGCGTTGCTGATGGCCGTGCGGGACGCGCGTATTCAGACGGCGATCGGTGTGGCCGGCCTGACGGATTTCTTCGGGGCGTTCATGCAGCAGGTCGTCGAGGAAGCCCTGCAGGGGACGGTCCGGCCCGCGCCGGGACTGGCCGCCTTCAGCGAGCAGGTGCTCGTGCCGCTTCGGGACGGCACGCTCTCGATGGCCGAGGCGCGGCGGGCCCTGCTGCGGCGCTCGCCCGTCTGGTTCGCCGATCGGATCCCGGCGGGCCAGTGGCACCATGGCCTTCAGGATCCGGTAATTCCGGCCTCGGAGGCCGAACGCCTCGCTTCGGTCCGCCCTGCGTCGTTCCAGGTGTACCTGTACGAAAGCGAAGCGCATGATCTGATTTCGCTACCCGGCAGCCTGGAGCGCATTCGGGCGTTGCTGGACGAACTGGCTGGAGCGAACCCATGA
- a CDS encoding peptidylprolyl isomerase has protein sequence MFSALLLHAGRLLRLPALLSLTLLLLLGCRAQDTEANATSSDEDRSYQVGAPVSDSTVAAIVTSEYGSDTLTAEEFRQQLSFILQRYPQIQMNPALMPEVHKSIIEDFIVRHVVDGEIARQGIQADPAAVEQELEQIRARFPSPEAFQEALTQDGLTEDSLRGMIAQMVRQRTFREQIESRATPPTDDEVEQFRQQQAEEVHVQHILFRLAPNASEEEAAAVKARAQAVLDSIRSGADFAEMARRHSEDGSAQEGGDLGFIRRGETVEPFEEAAFALRDSGDVTTEPVRTRFGYHLIRLLERRQGTPMDAAEAREQLLQERKQEAVQHLLEELLAKATVRINPALVQAQL, from the coding sequence ATGTTTTCCGCACTGTTGCTGCACGCAGGCCGCCTGCTTCGCCTGCCGGCCCTGCTGAGCCTGACGTTGCTGCTCCTTCTGGGCTGCCGCGCACAGGATACCGAAGCCAATGCCACCAGCAGCGACGAGGATCGCTCCTATCAGGTGGGTGCGCCGGTGTCCGATTCGACGGTGGCGGCCATCGTCACCTCGGAATACGGCTCCGACACGCTGACCGCCGAGGAATTTCGCCAGCAGCTCAGCTTCATCCTGCAGCGCTATCCGCAGATCCAGATGAACCCGGCCCTGATGCCGGAAGTGCACAAGAGCATCATCGAAGACTTCATCGTGCGCCACGTGGTCGACGGTGAGATCGCCCGGCAAGGCATCCAGGCCGATCCGGCCGCCGTCGAGCAGGAGCTGGAGCAGATCCGGGCCCGCTTCCCCAGCCCCGAGGCTTTTCAGGAAGCGCTGACGCAGGACGGGCTGACCGAGGACTCGCTGCGCGGCATGATCGCGCAGATGGTCCGGCAACGGACATTCCGGGAGCAGATTGAATCGCGCGCCACACCGCCCACCGACGACGAAGTCGAGCAGTTCCGCCAGCAGCAGGCCGAGGAGGTGCATGTGCAGCACATCCTCTTCCGCCTGGCACCGAACGCCTCCGAAGAGGAAGCCGCCGCCGTGAAGGCCCGCGCGCAGGCCGTGCTCGACAGCATCCGGTCCGGCGCCGACTTTGCCGAAATGGCCCGCCGCCACAGTGAGGACGGTAGCGCGCAGGAAGGCGGCGATCTGGGCTTCATCCGGCGCGGCGAGACCGTCGAGCCTTTCGAGGAGGCGGCCTTTGCGCTGCGTGACTCCGGCGACGTGACGACCGAACCGGTGCGCACCCGCTTCGGCTATCACCTGATCCGCCTGCTGGAGCGCCGTCAGGGCACGCCCATGGACGCGGCCGAAGCCCGCGAGCAGCTCCTGCAGGAACGCAAGCAGGAAGCCGTGCAGCACCTGCTCGAAGAATTGCTGGCCAAAGCGACCGTTCGGATCAATCCAGCGCTCGTGCAGGCCCAGCTATAA
- a CDS encoding DUF5666 domain-containing protein codes for MQRIATTLAVALLLGLLAGTARADDRPGVSLEGTVEAIGEADLTLHGVTFRVTALTRIYNTMEQPIPFGQLTVGQRVEIEGYLGSDGFYYAHKIELEHAEDRPDRVEARGRIHALSEDSLVVQGFTFWLTTQTEIEGELALGRYVEVEGEVQNEQFIALRIEAGMPGGEGGEDLPEIEITGPILQLQDSVLVVRDFRIRVTAHTRIHGEEDQALTLADLQVGMLVEVKARIGQDGQLLATEIEVKNEAHVEVHRRKVEIKGFIRTLTDSTLTVGGLTFRVTNLTRIHGEDDQLLSFTDLQVGQFVEVKGYFDLRHRLLFALEIEVEEVEQHEFELVGRIEAIGGDSLVVGGLTFRVNNNTVIEDAWDRPLTLADLQVGMLVKVKALIQPDGTLLATKIKVRKAFHPVVDVRGPIEALTDSTLTVAGLVFHARPGVYVIDAQGQQATLSDLQVGTVVRVRAVVHPDGTYWAMRIRVLTGEDAQEVEFKGTIEALGADSLIVAGLTVFVDANTQILAHDGTPITLADLQTGQIVEVKATIQPGLGLVALEIKLEDFVAATGQADSVRADAVVVQQMTFLIDAQTVVVDEQQRPIAWSDVQAGQQVIVYGRRPASAGKTGATTAGTTYTADYVTVLGTPSTTTTEAPALPGTFELAPSYPNPFRQQTTIRFTLSGTAPQPVTLEIYNVLGQRVRTLVQGMLSPGQHEAIWDATDEAGRPAASGLYLYRLRVGNQVQTRSMVLMR; via the coding sequence ATGCAACGCATCGCTACGACCCTGGCGGTAGCCCTGCTGCTGGGACTGCTGGCGGGCACCGCCCGCGCCGACGATCGACCCGGCGTTTCGCTGGAAGGAACCGTCGAGGCAATCGGCGAAGCCGATCTGACGCTGCACGGCGTCACGTTCCGGGTCACCGCGCTGACGCGCATCTACAACACGATGGAGCAGCCCATCCCATTCGGGCAGCTCACCGTGGGACAGCGCGTGGAGATTGAAGGCTACCTGGGCTCGGACGGCTTCTACTACGCGCACAAGATCGAGCTGGAGCATGCCGAAGACCGGCCGGACCGCGTGGAAGCCCGCGGACGCATCCATGCCCTGAGTGAAGATAGCCTGGTCGTACAGGGCTTCACCTTCTGGCTGACCACGCAGACCGAGATCGAAGGCGAACTGGCCCTCGGCCGCTACGTGGAAGTCGAAGGTGAGGTGCAGAACGAACAGTTCATCGCCCTTCGGATCGAGGCAGGGATGCCGGGCGGCGAAGGTGGAGAGGATCTGCCGGAGATCGAAATTACCGGGCCCATCCTGCAACTCCAGGATTCCGTCCTCGTGGTGCGGGACTTCCGGATCCGGGTGACCGCCCACACGCGCATTCACGGCGAAGAAGACCAGGCGCTCACGTTGGCCGATCTGCAGGTGGGTATGCTGGTCGAGGTCAAGGCCCGGATTGGCCAAGACGGTCAGTTGCTGGCCACGGAAATCGAGGTCAAAAACGAGGCGCATGTGGAAGTGCACCGCCGAAAGGTAGAAATCAAGGGCTTCATCCGGACGCTGACCGACAGCACACTGACCGTGGGCGGTCTGACCTTCCGGGTGACCAACCTGACGCGCATCCACGGCGAAGACGACCAGCTGCTGTCGTTTACCGACCTGCAGGTGGGCCAGTTCGTCGAGGTCAAGGGCTACTTCGACCTGCGGCATCGCCTGCTTTTCGCGCTGGAGATCGAGGTGGAAGAAGTGGAACAGCACGAATTTGAGCTGGTGGGTCGGATCGAAGCGATCGGCGGCGACAGCCTGGTCGTGGGCGGTCTGACCTTCCGCGTGAACAACAATACGGTGATCGAAGATGCCTGGGACCGGCCGCTCACGCTGGCCGACCTGCAGGTGGGCATGCTCGTCAAGGTCAAGGCGCTGATTCAGCCCGACGGCACGCTGCTGGCCACGAAGATCAAAGTGCGCAAGGCGTTCCATCCGGTCGTGGACGTGCGCGGTCCCATCGAAGCGCTGACCGACAGCACGCTAACCGTGGCGGGATTGGTCTTCCACGCACGCCCCGGCGTGTACGTGATCGATGCGCAGGGCCAGCAGGCCACGCTGAGCGACCTGCAGGTAGGTACGGTGGTGCGCGTGCGCGCCGTGGTGCATCCCGACGGCACCTACTGGGCCATGCGCATCCGGGTGCTGACCGGTGAGGACGCACAGGAGGTGGAGTTCAAGGGCACCATCGAAGCGCTGGGTGCCGACAGCCTGATCGTGGCCGGACTGACCGTGTTCGTGGACGCCAACACGCAGATTCTGGCCCATGACGGCACGCCCATCACGCTGGCCGACCTGCAGACCGGCCAGATCGTCGAGGTGAAAGCGACAATTCAGCCCGGCCTGGGACTGGTGGCGCTGGAAATCAAGCTGGAGGACTTCGTTGCCGCCACCGGCCAGGCCGATAGCGTGCGCGCCGATGCCGTGGTCGTGCAACAGATGACGTTCCTGATCGACGCGCAGACCGTGGTGGTGGACGAGCAGCAGCGCCCCATCGCCTGGAGCGATGTGCAGGCCGGACAGCAGGTGATCGTCTACGGGCGCCGCCCGGCTTCGGCCGGCAAGACCGGCGCCACCACGGCCGGCACCACCTACACGGCCGACTACGTGACGGTGCTGGGCACGCCCTCGACGACCACGACCGAAGCGCCGGCCCTGCCCGGTACCTTCGAGCTGGCCCCCAGCTACCCGAACCCGTTCCGCCAGCAGACCACCATCCGCTTCACGCTCAGCGGCACGGCGCCGCAACCCGTCACGCTGGAAATCTATAACGTGCTCGGACAGCGGGTGCGCACGCTCGTGCAGGGCATGCTGTCGCCCGGCCAGCACGAGGCGATCTGGGATGCCACGGACGAGGCCGGTCGTCCGGCCGCCAGCGGCCTGTATCTCTACCGCCTGCGTGTGGGCAACCAGGTGCAGACGCGCTCCATGGTGCTGATGCGGTAG
- a CDS encoding GNAT family N-acetyltransferase: MNAATFHVHPVRNEEEWAQARAIRARVFIEEQGCPPEEEWDGFDEVSRHFLGWVGEVPVATARWRVVPFNERLVAKLERFAVLPEYRGRGYGRALVQYVMEDARRAGFTTLLIHAQAHLERFYESLGFRSTGHRFMEAGIPHVQMIWQQ; encoded by the coding sequence ATGAATGCGGCGACTTTCCATGTTCATCCGGTCCGCAACGAAGAAGAATGGGCGCAGGCCCGGGCCATTCGGGCGCGCGTGTTTATCGAAGAGCAGGGTTGTCCGCCCGAAGAGGAATGGGACGGATTTGACGAAGTGAGCCGCCATTTTCTGGGATGGGTTGGCGAGGTGCCGGTGGCGACGGCACGCTGGCGCGTGGTGCCCTTCAACGAACGTCTGGTGGCCAAGCTGGAGCGCTTTGCCGTGCTGCCGGAATACCGCGGGCGGGGCTACGGTCGCGCACTGGTGCAGTACGTGATGGAAGACGCGCGGCGGGCCGGATTCACGACGCTGCTGATCCACGCGCAGGCCCATCTGGAGCGCTTCTACGAAAGTCTGGGCTTTCGGAGTACCGGCCATCGCTTCATGGAGGCAGGCATTCCGCATGTGCAGATGATCTGGCAGCAATAA
- a CDS encoding DUF2914 domain-containing protein, with the protein MGLTQRVQTLQQRLDARLGRFRHLLPAAFFLGGVTWDALTLRRIDAWLDNLILLGYLLILGIALALAVLVEHGKLAAPRLTRLRPYFPAVLQFFFGALFSAYVVFYFQSTTLPAHWLFFAGLVALLVANEFIHRRLLNLYVLLLLYTLASFTFFVFFVPVVLRRMNDLIFALSGLLSLVPVGLLVHLFRRRGVVHGRQAATLLGSALALVLVLNGLYVLNWIPPVPLALREGGVYHHVRREGDVYILHYEPAPWYRFWQRVSPRFHYTEGDTVFCFAAIFAPTQLRTGVQHVWQRYDPTRRAWITQDAIAYAVVGGRDNGYRGYTFKRHVQPGRWRVEVRTETGRLLGRIPFELVPAERPPLLHLRRYE; encoded by the coding sequence ATGGGGCTGACGCAGCGCGTGCAGACACTTCAGCAGCGGCTGGACGCCCGGCTGGGCCGCTTTCGCCATCTGCTTCCGGCAGCATTTTTTCTGGGCGGCGTCACCTGGGATGCGCTCACGCTGCGGCGCATCGACGCCTGGCTCGACAACCTGATCCTGCTCGGCTACCTGCTCATCTTGGGGATCGCGCTCGCCCTGGCCGTCCTGGTCGAGCACGGGAAGCTGGCCGCACCCCGCCTGACGCGCCTTCGGCCCTACTTTCCGGCCGTACTGCAATTCTTCTTCGGCGCACTTTTCAGTGCCTACGTGGTCTTCTATTTCCAGAGCACCACGCTGCCTGCCCACTGGCTGTTTTTCGCCGGACTGGTCGCCCTGCTGGTCGCCAACGAGTTCATTCACCGCCGCCTGCTCAACCTCTACGTGCTGCTGCTCCTCTACACGCTGGCCAGCTTCACGTTTTTCGTCTTTTTCGTGCCGGTGGTGCTCCGGCGCATGAACGATCTGATCTTTGCGCTGTCCGGCCTGCTCAGCCTGGTACCGGTCGGACTGCTGGTCCACCTCTTCCGGCGCCGCGGCGTGGTGCACGGACGTCAGGCCGCCACATTACTGGGAAGTGCGCTGGCGCTCGTGCTGGTGCTGAACGGCCTCTATGTGCTGAACTGGATTCCACCGGTCCCGCTGGCGCTGCGCGAAGGCGGCGTCTATCACCACGTACGCCGCGAAGGCGACGTGTATATCCTTCATTACGAGCCGGCCCCCTGGTATCGATTCTGGCAGCGGGTGAGCCCGCGTTTCCATTACACCGAAGGCGACACGGTCTTCTGTTTTGCGGCGATTTTTGCGCCGACGCAGCTGCGCACGGGCGTGCAGCACGTCTGGCAGCGGTACGATCCGACCCGTCGCGCGTGGATCACGCAGGATGCCATCGCCTACGCGGTGGTGGGCGGCCGCGACAACGGTTACCGGGGCTACACGTTCAAGCGGCACGTGCAACCGGGCCGATGGCGCGTCGAGGTGCGCACCGAGACGGGCCGTCTGCTGGGGCGGATTCCGTTCGAGCTGGTTCCGGCCGAACGGCCGCCACTGCTCCACCTCCGTCGCTACGAATAG
- a CDS encoding DUF2480 family protein yields the protein MEPIVNRVAQSDIVVYNLEALWDERPIVELDLAPFLEEGLILREKPFRQQVQAHDWSQYADKHVAIYCSTDAIVPIWAYMLVATKLHGIARSVAFGRREDLLRNYFVRALEQEDWSKYRDRIVVVKGCASKIVPVDAYVQAVLRLQEVARKVMYGEPCSSVPLWRRPEARPRPQAQTVRPAFPERPE from the coding sequence ATGGAACCGATCGTCAACCGCGTTGCGCAGAGCGACATTGTGGTCTATAACCTGGAGGCGCTCTGGGACGAGCGTCCGATCGTCGAACTGGACCTGGCGCCGTTTCTGGAAGAAGGATTGATCCTGCGCGAAAAGCCGTTCCGCCAGCAGGTGCAGGCGCACGACTGGTCGCAGTACGCCGACAAGCACGTGGCCATCTACTGCTCGACGGACGCCATCGTCCCCATCTGGGCTTACATGCTCGTGGCCACGAAGCTGCACGGCATTGCCCGTTCCGTGGCGTTCGGACGGCGGGAAGACCTGCTGCGCAACTATTTCGTGCGGGCGCTGGAGCAGGAGGACTGGTCGAAGTACCGGGACCGCATTGTGGTGGTCAAGGGATGTGCCAGCAAGATCGTGCCGGTCGATGCCTACGTGCAGGCGGTGCTCCGGCTGCAGGAAGTGGCCCGCAAGGTGATGTACGGCGAGCCGTGTTCGTCGGTCCCGCTCTGGCGCCGGCCGGAAGCGCGGCCCCGGCCGCAGGCGCAGACCGTGCGCCCGGCCTTCCCGGAACGTCCGGAATGA
- a CDS encoding cysteine desulfurase family protein: MRRPVYLDYNATTPVDPRVLERMLPYFTERFGNPASKGHTYGLEAEAAVEVAREQVAALLGAEPDSLIFTSGATEALNLAIKGVAEASRHRGQHIVTVQTEHAAVLEACRALERRGWQVTYLPVDAQGRLDPDALETALTPQTVLAAVMWANNETGVLHPIEEVARRTQAHGVPLLVDATQAVGKIPVSVEGIDLLVCSAHKFYGPKGAGVLYVRRRPPLRLVPLLDGGGHEQGLRSGTLNVPAIVGMGAAAELAAREMADESRRLRHLRDRLERELQAALPDVRINGAQAPRLPQTSSVTIPGVRADRLLTTVRTLALSAGSACGSGRGKPSHVLRAMGLSEAEAQCTIRISLGRFTTEADIDEALEQLTAAVRRLRQRSVATSTT, encoded by the coding sequence ATGCGCCGACCGGTTTATCTGGACTACAACGCCACGACCCCCGTCGATCCGCGGGTGCTGGAGCGCATGCTGCCGTACTTTACCGAGCGCTTCGGCAATCCGGCCAGCAAGGGCCACACCTACGGCCTGGAAGCCGAAGCGGCCGTCGAGGTCGCCCGTGAGCAGGTGGCGGCCCTGCTGGGGGCCGAGCCGGACAGCCTGATCTTCACCAGCGGCGCCACCGAAGCGCTGAACCTGGCCATCAAGGGGGTGGCCGAGGCTTCCCGACACCGGGGGCAGCATATCGTGACAGTCCAGACCGAGCACGCGGCCGTGCTCGAAGCCTGCCGGGCCCTGGAACGCAGGGGCTGGCAGGTGACCTACCTGCCCGTCGATGCGCAGGGGCGGCTGGATCCGGACGCGCTGGAGACGGCACTGACGCCGCAGACCGTCCTGGCGGCCGTCATGTGGGCCAACAACGAAACGGGCGTGCTGCATCCCATTGAGGAAGTTGCCCGACGCACGCAGGCCCACGGTGTGCCGCTCCTGGTCGATGCCACGCAGGCCGTGGGGAAGATTCCGGTCTCGGTCGAGGGGATCGATCTGCTGGTCTGCTCGGCGCACAAGTTCTACGGCCCCAAAGGTGCCGGCGTGCTCTACGTACGCCGTCGCCCGCCGCTGCGCCTGGTGCCCCTGCTGGACGGTGGCGGGCACGAGCAGGGGTTGCGCAGCGGGACGTTGAATGTGCCGGCCATCGTCGGCATGGGAGCGGCCGCCGAACTGGCCGCCCGGGAAATGGCCGACGAAAGCCGCCGCCTGCGACACCTGCGCGATCGGCTGGAGCGGGAGCTGCAGGCTGCTTTGCCCGACGTCCGCATCAACGGAGCGCAGGCGCCACGGCTACCCCAGACGAGCAGCGTCACGATCCCGGGCGTTCGGGCCGACCGCCTGCTGACCACCGTGCGCACGCTGGCACTTTCGGCCGGCAGCGCCTGCGGTTCGGGTCGCGGCAAGCCCAGCCACGTGCTCCGCGCCATGGGTCTCAGTGAGGCCGAGGCGCAATGCACGATCCGCATCAGCCTGGGACGTTTCACCACCGAGGCCGACATCGACGAGGCCCTTGAACAACTAACGGCGGCCGTACGTCGGCTTCGCCAGCGCTCCGTCGCCACGTCAACCACCTGA
- a CDS encoding 4-hydroxy-3-methylbut-2-enyl diphosphate reductase encodes MRSRQSTTAMPRQFDIPVFYRSPIISRVKEARRRQDPRKKDFSPTVLDFGPVRFKLARHFGFCYGVEQAVEIAYRALEENPGRRIFLLSEMIHNPHVNRDLEQRGVRFLRTTRGEQLIPFDVLRPDDIVIIPAFGTTPEIEAELAARGVDVRRYDTTCPFVEKVWKRSSQLGQRGYTIVIHGKRYHEETRATFARAAREAPVVVVRDLEEAADLARVIRGEADAAFFYERFHDRYSEGFDPERDLVRIGVVNQTTMLATETQAIAELLRQAMIDRYGPENLHEHFADTSDTLCYATHENQQATRALIDSGGDLALVVGGYNSSNTSHLVELCAERMPTYFVKGPEELLSPARIRHYDLELGAVRETENWLPAHRPVEIVLTAGASCPDALLEAVLQRVLSWFEPVRPVEEVLAPYLEAIA; translated from the coding sequence TTTGACATTCCGGTTTTTTATCGCAGCCCGATCATCTCGCGCGTCAAGGAGGCCCGCCGTCGCCAGGATCCGCGCAAGAAGGACTTTTCGCCGACGGTGCTGGACTTCGGCCCGGTTCGCTTCAAGCTGGCGCGGCACTTCGGGTTCTGCTACGGGGTGGAACAGGCCGTCGAGATCGCCTACCGGGCGCTGGAGGAAAATCCGGGCCGTCGGATTTTTCTGCTCTCGGAGATGATCCACAATCCGCACGTCAACCGCGATCTGGAACAACGGGGCGTGCGCTTTCTGCGGACCACGCGCGGTGAGCAGCTCATCCCGTTCGATGTGCTCCGGCCCGACGACATCGTGATCATTCCCGCCTTCGGCACGACGCCTGAGATCGAAGCCGAGCTGGCCGCCCGGGGTGTGGACGTGCGCCGCTACGACACGACCTGTCCGTTCGTCGAGAAAGTGTGGAAACGCAGCAGCCAGCTTGGCCAGCGCGGCTACACGATCGTCATTCACGGCAAACGCTACCACGAGGAGACGCGGGCGACGTTCGCGCGGGCGGCCCGCGAGGCGCCCGTCGTCGTCGTGCGCGACCTGGAAGAGGCGGCCGATCTGGCCCGTGTCATCCGTGGCGAGGCCGACGCCGCGTTCTTCTACGAGCGGTTTCACGACCGCTACTCGGAAGGCTTCGACCCGGAGCGCGACCTGGTGCGCATCGGTGTGGTGAACCAGACTACCATGCTGGCCACCGAGACGCAGGCGATCGCCGAGCTGCTGCGCCAGGCCATGATCGACCGCTACGGACCGGAAAACCTGCACGAACACTTCGCCGACACGAGCGATACGCTCTGCTACGCCACGCACGAAAACCAGCAGGCCACGCGGGCACTGATCGACTCGGGCGGCGACCTGGCGCTGGTAGTGGGCGGCTACAACTCGTCGAATACGAGCCATCTGGTGGAGCTGTGCGCCGAGCGCATGCCCACCTACTTCGTGAAAGGGCCGGAGGAGCTGCTTTCGCCCGCACGCATCCGGCATTACGACCTGGAGCTCGGGGCCGTTCGGGAAACCGAAAACTGGCTGCCCGCGCACCGGCCCGTCGAGATCGTGCTGACGGCGGGGGCTTCGTGCCCGGACGCGCTGCTGGAAGCCGTATTGCAGCGTGTGCTGAGCTGGTTCGAGCCGGTGCGGCCCGTCGAGGAAGTGCTGGCCCCGTATCTGGAAGCCATCGCCTGA
- a CDS encoding SAM-dependent methyltransferase: protein MAWYQEWFDRDEYELVYQHRDEREAEQVVDLIERLVRPAPGSEILDVGCGRGRHARVLARRGYRVTGIDVAERALQIARERAEAEGLHHVRFLRHDMREPLCRECFDGVVNLFTAFGFFEDDADHLRALQAMATALRPGGWLVQDFLNADYVQRHLVPCDRFQLDGVEVVQERWIENGRVNKRIRLRRNGAEQVFYESVRLLRLEDFQKLYQEAGLDLQATLGDYTGRPFTSESPRLILYARKAAV, encoded by the coding sequence ATGGCCTGGTATCAGGAATGGTTTGACCGCGACGAGTACGAACTGGTCTACCAGCATCGTGATGAGCGCGAGGCCGAACAGGTGGTGGACCTGATCGAACGGCTGGTACGGCCGGCACCGGGGAGTGAAATTCTGGATGTGGGCTGTGGGCGCGGACGCCATGCGCGGGTGCTGGCCCGACGGGGCTATCGGGTGACCGGCATCGACGTGGCCGAGCGGGCGCTCCAGATCGCCCGTGAACGGGCCGAAGCCGAAGGGTTGCACCACGTGCGTTTCCTGCGGCACGACATGCGCGAACCGCTCTGCCGGGAATGCTTCGACGGCGTGGTGAACCTGTTCACGGCCTTCGGATTTTTCGAGGACGACGCCGACCACCTGCGGGCGCTTCAGGCGATGGCGACGGCGTTGCGTCCGGGCGGCTGGCTCGTGCAGGATTTTCTGAACGCCGATTACGTGCAGCGTCACCTGGTGCCGTGCGATCGGTTTCAACTGGACGGCGTCGAGGTGGTGCAGGAACGCTGGATCGAAAACGGGCGCGTCAACAAGCGCATTCGCCTGCGCCGAAACGGTGCCGAGCAGGTTTTCTACGAATCGGTCCGATTGCTCCGGCTTGAGGATTTTCAGAAGCTGTATCAGGAGGCCGGCCTGGACCTGCAGGCCACGCTCGGCGATTACACCGGACGGCCGTTCACTTCGGAAAGCCCCCGGTTGATTCTCTATGCGCGAAAAGCTGCGGTATAG